One segment of Brassica napus cultivar Da-Ae chromosome C3, Da-Ae, whole genome shotgun sequence DNA contains the following:
- the LOC106369269 gene encoding uncharacterized protein LOC106369269 produces MTTSSTHKKYPERLYEEGKCPLQYRSMNHNCHLAGLQMVEESVGLDAWESIKASSVGVIIRLKEMDYTWSAQVVHHLLANQLVVDNLHELWSAIEGQPIRFSLYEFGEITGLNCDPFDINDKVEVDHKAFWEEMGVSPSHGPMLSELRELFPRIRNWSFEKRRMIGWLCVLSIGILGISPGSRIPLEEAKRVLDAEAFERYPWGRVGFSSLVNSVKLVSYEGKKKYTLRGCVHALLIWVYESIPGIGHEYGNHIDGNQVPLLSWSASRPRIQWDLFYKKEKKAHQKVRVRHLIVKAESDIYPQWDDDKVDDDLHNLILDILHDQLDDKYWSLKATNEPVAIKKQRNLVTEEDHCMKKKNSAKRKITDCGSSLNSGGDDGFRHDLMEAVKTLTATVQNVDTVVAEKVLTTLDTKIEAKVNARVAQAEQVLGSQILALQEQVAKITEQMQETAPKNDGHIVNQEDEVNSNDPSWMVQDKTPFDVDAAVQCVVRKKAKKSEVKLTSPILLDTVGGKVTRKNQVKEPAGGLINVKKEKNAVPQLRDSAETWSDLEDKQKYDIHGKARTITCW; encoded by the exons ATGACTACATCAAGCACCCacaaaaaatatccagaaagaCTTTATGAAGAGGGAAAATGTCCACTGCAATATCGATCAATGAATCATAACTGTCACTTGGCTGGTTTGCAGATGGTGGAGGAATCTGTTGGTTTGGATGCGTGGGAATCCATTAAGGCATCTTCTGTTGGAGTTATTATAAGGTTGAAAGAGATGGATTATACATGGTCAGCCCAAGTCGTTCACCATTTGCTGGCAAACCAACTGGTCGTGGATAATCTTCATGAGCTATGGTCTGCAATAGAAGGACAGCCAATCAGGTTTTCGCTATATGAGTTTGGTGAAATAACAGGTTTGAATTGCGACCCTTTCGACATTAATGATAAGGTGGAGGTTGATCATAAGGCGTTTTGGGAAGAGATGGGTGTGTCTCCTTCACATGGTCCAATGTTATCTGAGTTGCGCGAATTGTTTCCTCGCATTAGGAATTGGTCATTTGAGAAGAGAAGAATGATTGGCTGGCTTTGTGTCTTATCGATTGGCATATTAGGCATCTCTCCTGGTAGCAGAATTCCTTTAGAAGAAGCGAAGAGAGTCCTAGACGCAGAAGCTTTTGAAAGATATCCTTGGGGGCGTGTCGGATTTTCCAGCCTCGTTAATTCAGTTAAGCTTGTTTCATATGaaggaaagaagaaatataCACTTCGTGGATGTGTTCATGCTCTTCTCATCTGGGTGTATGAATCAATACCTGGCATTGGGCATGAATATGGGAACCATATTGACGGTAACCAAGTTCCTCTTCTCTCTTGGTCTGCATCCCGTCCCCGTATACAGTgggatttgttttataaaaaagagaaaaaagctCACCAGAAG GTGCGTGTCAGACATCTCATTGTTAAGGCAGAATCGGACATATATCCTCAATGGGATGATGACAAGGTTGATGATGATCTTCATAACTTGATTTTAGACATTCTACATGACCAGCTTGATGATAAGTACTGGAGCTTGAAGGCAACTAATGAACCAGTAGCAATCAAAAAGCAAAGGAATTTAGTGACTGAAGAAGATCATtgcatgaagaaaaaaaattcagcgAAGAGGAAAATCACA GACTGTGGATCCAGCCTTAACTCAGGTGGAGATGATGGATTCAGGCATGATCTAATGGAAGCAGTGAAGACATTGACTGCAACGGTTCAAAATGTGGACACAGTTGTTGCTGAGAAGGTGTTGACTACATTAGACACAAAGATTGAAGCAAAAGTAAATGCAAGAGTTGCTCAAGCCGAGCAGGTACTTGGCAGTCAAATCTTAGCATTACAAGAACAAGTTGCTAAAATTACAGAGCAGATGCAAGAAACTGCCCCCAAAAATGATGGACACATTGTAAACCAAGAAGATGAAGTCAACAGCAATGACCCG TCATGGATGGTCCAAGACAAGACACCATTTGATGTAGATGCGGCAGTGCAGTGTGTGGTTAGAAAGAAAGCCAAGAAATCCGAGGTCAAGCTAACGTCTCCTATTCTACTTGACACTGTTGGAGGGAAGGTTACTAGAAAAAATCAAGTAAAAGAACCTGCTGGAGGTTTGATAAACGTTAAGAAGGAGAAGAATGCAGTTCCACAACTTAGAGATTCTGCTGAAACATGGTCTGATTTAGAAGATAAGCAAAAATATGACATCCACGGTAAAGCGAGGACTATCACTTGTTGGTGA
- the LOC106375947 gene encoding gibberellin 2-beta-dioxygenase 2, with the protein MVVLSQHVALDNHLSVIPTYKPVPVPVVDLTDPEAKTLIVKACEEFGFFKVVNHGVRPDLMTRLEQEAVGFFALPQSLKNQAGPPEPYGYGSKRIGPNGDVGWIEYILLNANPQLTSPKTSAIFRQTPQIFREAVEEYMKEVKKVTCKVLEMVTEGLGIEPRDTLSKMVRDEKSDSCLRMNHYPTAEEEVEKMVKVGFGEHTDPQIISVLRSNNTAGLQICMKDGSWVAVPPDHSSFFINVGDALQVMTNGRFKSVKHRVLADTRRSRVSMIYFGGPPLSQKIAPLPCLVPKQEDWLYKEFTWSQYKSSAYKSKLGDYRLGLFEKQPLLTHRSNV; encoded by the exons ATGGTGGTTCTATCACAGCACGTTGCTTTAGATAACCACTTATCCGTAATCCCAACATACAAACCGGTTCCGGTCCCCGTCGTGGACCTAACCGACCCAGAAGCCAAAACTCTAATCGTGAAAGCCTGTGAAGAGTTTGGTTTCTTCAAGGTTGTAAACCACGGAGTCCGACCAGACCTCATGACCCGGTTAGAGCAGGAGGCTGTCGGCTTCTTCGCCTTGCCACAGTCTCTTAAAAACCAGGCCGGTCCGCCTGAACCCTACGGTTATGGTAGTAAACGGATTGGACCAAACGGGGACGTGGGATGGATAGAGTATATCCTCCTCAATGCTAACCCTCAGCTCACGTCTCCCAAAACCTCCGCCATTTTCCGTCAAACCCCACAAATTTTCCG agagGCGGTGGAGGAGTACATGAAGGAGGTGAAGAAAGTCACGTGCAAAGTGTTGGAGATGGTGACGGAAGGATTAGGAATAGAGCCAAGGGACACACTGAGTAAGATGGTGAGAGATGAGAAGAGTGACTCTTGCTTGAGAATGAACCATTATCCTACGGCGGAGGAAGAGGTGGAGAAGATGGTGAAAGTAGGGTTTGGGGAACACACAGACCCACAAATCATCTCAGTGCTACGGTCCAATAACACTGCGGGTCTTCAAATCTGTATGAAAGATGGAAGTTGGGTCGCTGTCCCTCCTGATCACTCTTCTTTCTTCATCAATGTTGGAGATGCTCTTCAG GTTATGACAAATGGGAGGTTCAAGAGTGTAAAACACAGAGTCTTAGCTGATACAAGGAGATCGAGAGTCTCTATGATATATTTTGGAGGACCCCCATTGAGCCAGAAGATTGCTCCATTGCCATGTCTTGTCCCTAAGCAAGAGGATTGGCTTTATAAAGAATTCACTTGGTCTCAATACAAATCTTCAGCATACAAATCTAAACTTGGTGATTATAGGCTCGGTCTCTTTGAGAAACAACCTCTTCTCACCCATAGGTCAAATGTATGA